The window CCACCGTCTTGGGGTCAGCGCGCGTGCACGAGTAGAGGAAGAGGAACACCTGAAGGTAGGGCACGAGGAAGATGGTGACCCACACCCAGAAGGGCAAGAGGAGCAGGCGAGTTTTGAGACTCTGGGTCCAGGTGGGCAGTGAGGATGCGGTGGGAGGCGTGTTGTCCCCTGGCAGAGGTCGCTGTTCCTGAGCCACCCGCTCCACGTGCTCCAGGGTGAGACGGTTGTATGTCTGGTCGATCTCAAAGACATAGTAGACGACAGCCACGCTAGCCAGAAGGTACAGCCCCACGCCGATCCATCCCATCCGCTGACGGAAGTTCATCATTCTCCATACTCCTCCCTGGAACAGAAAAGGGCCTTAGTTTCGTAGTACTACTCAATAGCTTGCATTATGCATACCCATTTTCTTACCCAGTTGGCCACCCCTgggtaaaaaaacaacatttgggcTACATTCAGTACGATGTTTTACTGTAACAGTCAATTAAACAAAAACAGTGCTGTTCTGAATGACCAGTTCAAAAATTGGTGGGGTTGTGGGTTGGGGTCCGCTGCCCTTTAAATATGTCACgcattgcttcaagccacaccccGCCACCAAACAGTAAATGTACCTCAAAGTCTGGGGCATATTCAATACtctgattctgttgcaaaacatttcttaaaacggAACAAAACAGGGAGGTACCTACCTGAATTAGTCCAATAATGATTACATACTTGATGAAGAACGTTGAATGTTTAGGGGAAATGTGACGTTCAGTACACCATTATGCAACGTAGTAAACATTCAAATCAAAACTGAATGCACCCCAGGAGAACCGCCTAGGCCACCCGGTCTCAgagtagatgtaacatagtaaatgtaaatcaggGATACTCAAATTAGTATATGTTACGTTACATTTGGCAGCGTTTTCCACTAGCGCAGGCTGTTGCCTATACAGCCGGTTACAAACAAATTTTCagctgggtactttttccacttaAATTTAACTAgtccatttttttttacaacacaGAAGTCATAAAAAAAAGTCAGCCGAGCCCTCTCCCGCTAGAACGAACAACATGCATCTTCTAGAGATCTATTGATAGGACAGGCGCCTGTCCGTCACAAAGTGAGCGATGGCGGGTTTGACAGTCTGCCGTCTGTCCCGCCTcccagtacctgtgtgtgtgtgtgtgttgtgtacattGTACATTGTAGCCAGTCAATCTGTACACGGAGGGAGAGCGCATGATGCTCCTTCATCGTCAATGTCAGTCAATTTGACCGTCCCATATAATGTGGTAACGATGAGTCAAAATCCACTTAGCCTACTGTTTTCTGgcacattaatttattttatttggcGTGTTTCATATGAAGCCATGCAGGGCTGGAGCATAGTATTACTgtaaattgattgattgatgaataGTAAGCTTGACTAATTTATAAATGATGTTGAACTGACTGAATAAAGTCGATCTTATATATCATACAACGTAGTTATAGGCCCATGGTATCGCATCGGGACAACTAAAGATCTTGTTTGTATTTTCCATATGAAATCCATCAGGACTTGCCAGACAGTGACGGAAAAGTGATTGACTCGTCAGTAGCCTACCGTATTGCATTCGTAAGAGAGACGCTCATTTGGCTCCCTAACTTGCATACCGGTAAGTTTTTGCAGAGATGCAAACTGGTGAGGACCCAAAAAGGTGACACTTTTTGTTACACTGAAATATACAAAAAAATCCTTGCTAGGGAGAAATGCAGGTTTgaactaattaaacaacaaagaatatgatcCACATGATCAGtttctgtgtgtaaaataaagtggttcatgtgaacctaactcacagcAAAAAAACAtaagaaagcaatccaatgtttgttgcctagactttactaCAAATGACAAGTCTTAAGAAAAAAACAATACcctaatattgcagttagccatgacagcctttataatagaatgctTGTGACCACACCCACATCACCTTCTCACCcgtctccgtggtcaggcttctcacctaaTGTCACCGTTCAGGGGACACGCTGCTGTACCTGCCAAGCTGCCTCTCCGCTGTCTTTCTAGAGTGCGCggtgatgctgtaactagcaagttggttgtctcttctctcttcagtcaTATGTTGCATTCTGTTGTTATGTGAttgattggctgagccttggatacagccagtaCTGCTCCAAACAGTACTGCTCATTCGCTTACAGCCAGTATTGATCcaaatttaaaaataaagaaaaacccttaaatgtgttggtgtccaaacttttgactggtaatgtacacacacacacagtgtacaaaacattaggaacacctgcactTTCTATGACATACAGAGTGACCAGGTGAAAgttacgatcccttattgatctcacttgttaaatccacttcaaaatcagtgtagacgaaagggaggagacaggttaaagaaggatttttaaaccttgagacaacagacatggattgtgtatgtgtgccattcagagggtgaatgggcaagagaaaatatttaaaagtgcctttgaacgagggtatggtagtaggtgccaggcacaccggtttgagtgtggcaagaactgtaatgctgctgggtttttcatgatGAACAGTTCCttgtgtgtttcaagaatggtccaccgcccaaaggacatccagccaacttgacaaaaccgtgaaaagcattggagtcaacatgagccagcaccCCTATGGAATgattgacaccttgtagagtccatgcactgACGTATTGAGGAGGTTTTGAGTGCAACAGGGTGTGCAAGTCAACTTAGGAAGGcgccctaatgttttgtacacacacgcacaccagttTATTACATACACCACCCCATTCATGAAACTGGATCGCTCTTACAGACAGCGAATTACGTagccatggcttgctatataaagcaggcagaaaGACATCCAGTTACTGTTTAtttgaatgttagaatgggcaaaacgagtgacctaagcaactttgagcgTGGCGTGAAGGAAATGTAATTAAATGAAGAAAGTCTTGAAAATGTAAATCTTATCCTTGGTGTCGTAAACCATCCTTGATTCCTACCTGTCCCTGGTAAAGATATGAGGGGGCGTCATGACCTTCTCCTTAGGACCATCTGGCAGAACGCCCAGAATATGTTCTTTAAGTTAAGATAGGAGACAGTCCTAGACACATACTGGAACCAACCCTATGAACTATGCCTATGTAAcatgtctgtaaccagtatatAAGAGAACTAACAGGACTGCCTCGTTAGAGCTCCTCTTCGACATGTGTacatggtgcattgagttggttggaacctctccaaaGCACTGAGAATAAAGAATGATTCATTTATGATTGACTTCGAGTGTCCCTGGTGTAGAATTTCCAAGACAAATTGGCGTCACAAATAGAATTATTGAATCTACCTGCGGAGCGTTCCAGTGGGGGTCTGCGAGGAAAACTGGTGGCGCATTTTATGATGCGTGAGGGAAATTCCCATGTGACCAAAAAGACGACGAGACCCGCCCAGACCAGACCCTTACTGTGAGCTGTCCAGAAGGAGACCATCCACGAACATCCACACCATCCACAAACAATTGAGGGAAGGCAACTGATTTCAgtaagtcaattgaaatcaaatcTGTATAATTTCTTTTTAAAGGATTAAAGGAAGAAAATCAAGATGAGTAACACATAAAAAAGGTACCCATAATCTTATAGCGAGAAGACCATTCACTAGTTTTAAGAGAAGACTAGAGCGAGGGCAAGGCTACCATGGAAAGCCCCGCTGATAGCTGTCTATAGGCATTTAGAAGAAATGTTGATGTGGTCTGCAACCACAAAAAAATAACAAGGTATTTTGAGTATGTGGTGTTATTTATATGTAAAGTAAGTAACGGCAGGAGCACCGTTGACGACACATATTGTGCATAGCAAGTAATGACAGAGAGAATCATAGACGATGCACGTGGGTAATGAGATTACCGAGTGTGTTTGGAAATAGTACgaagtgaatgtggatgtgaaagTTGTGCGATTGTGAGATATGGAATAATAAGCTGAAAGAAATGTCGTTAACAAAAACCGATTGAAATTTGGATAACAAACGATTGAAATTATTACAATTAGGAATGAGGATTGAAATTGAGCTACTAAGTATTGAGTGAATGAGAGCTGTCAGGGGACTAGCTAACATGTGAAAGAGGTGAATGAATAGCACAACCAGCTCCGTGTGAGCTGATTAGTAATGTATTCTAGGGGCCTGTCCAAAACCGCTGTTGGATCTACAGGTAGAGGATAACATGTCTCAGATATCTCAGAGGACAACATGTTGTCTCGTTAGATAAATGTTATCCTCTTACAATGAGACATGTTAACGAGGATAACATGACTTTAGATTATATGAGGATAACATGTCTCATTAGTGGAGTTTCATGTGTAAAGTTATTATATATGGAGATAAggtcgaagtttacatacaccttagcaaaatacatttaaactcaggtttcacaattcctgacattttatcccagtaaaaattccctgtcttaggtcagttaggatcaccactttattttaagaatatgaaatgtcagaataataggagagaatttctttcatcacattcccagtgggtcagacatttacatgctaccaaatactaattgagtgtattgcctttaaattgtctaac is drawn from Oncorhynchus tshawytscha isolate Ot180627B linkage group LG05, Otsh_v2.0, whole genome shotgun sequence and contains these coding sequences:
- the tmem251 gene encoding transmembrane protein 251, which encodes MMNFRQRMGWIGVGLYLLASVAVVYYVFEIDQTYNRLTLEHVERVAQEQRPLPGDNTPPTASSLPTWTQSLKTRLLLLPFWVWVTIFLVPYLQVFLFLYSCTRADPKTVGYCILPICLAVLCNRHQTFAKASNQISRLQLIDT